The Carcharodon carcharias isolate sCarCar2 chromosome 17, sCarCar2.pri, whole genome shotgun sequence DNA segment GGTAATGGAAGCAGACCATTGTCATTTGCGATACAGTTACCACTGTGTTGCATAGGGAAGGGGATGGAATAGCAAGCTTTCTTTTAGATTGAGGAGATAATATGAATCAAATGGCCTCTCTCCGAGTTTATGTTGTGATCATGTTgctgtattaatgacttgaaaAAAATTAGACAGTAGCAAAATTTTGAATTTACTGCTTACAGCTGTAAGACAATGCTTCCTGCAAATGTCAAGTGTCAGTTCCAGGGAGCTATAAGATTACAGAATACCAAGAGGACAAAGGGACCCAGACCCTTCAAATCAAATTTTGCAGCCTCCAGAAATTTATTATTTTCTAGTTATGAACCCATTTGTACCCAAATACAAGTTAATTTTCTAGCCTTCAATATGAAGGATCACTTCTAAGAGTGCCTCATATAGCTGTATATGTACATATAATTAGAAAAAAATAAAGTGTCGGtcacattttaaaaaagagcagtgcaaaagatTATAATGTAGGCTGTTTAAAAGCATTGCTACAAAAGCATACTGTTATTTAGAAATAGGCCTTGATTGTCAGGTTTCCTCACACCTGCAATTGCAAAAATAAGTGCTTAAGATTAGCTAAAAACAGAACTAAAATGTTCATAAATAAATGACAAACCTTGATGTTTAACTGGTAAAACATTTTAggggaaaaaataaaaatgaacatttCAAGAGTATAATGCTAAACGCCAACTTATCAGTTTAGCTCTAAAGGAAAATCAGAAGGGTTTACAGCCAGCTTATAAACTCAGCCAAATGAATAGTTACTTTGAACAAGTCTCAGCTTCTCATTGCCACATCAAGTTCGATTTGGTAGCCTGTATCTTAGCATCCAGGGATGCTATTTAGTCAACAAAAGGCACTCATTAGCTATACAATGTGCAATGGATTTCTGACTGCTACCTAATTTCGTCGGCCACATGCCCATAGCTAATCAAAGCAAATATGATCACTGAGTTAGTGCTTGCAAGTTACCTGTCCTACTAATATGGACTGGAAGTCAGATAAAAGGTTTACAGTCCATCTTCATTCACAATGCGTTAAGTGCTCTACTTTATCCTATGCAATTCTTTagtttccaaaaaaaatcaaCATGGTCAAAAATATAGCAAGCATGGCACAAAATACCACAATTCCAGAAATTAGTGTCATCACCAGAGCCTCAAGGATCCAATATGAACTTTCATCTTTTGGAAACTAATTATCCACATTAGTAACTGGTGTTTGTCTCATGCACTTGTGTGTCAGCCACTAATCTATTTTGAGAATGATCCAATAGTATACAGGAGCAAAACagaaaattaatagtcacaaaGGGGAgctctttgaaaaaaaaagtgaagTTGATTATTCATTAAGCAGGGGACTTGACAGATCCACAACATGGGGGTTTTCATAAGTTTAATATGGAAATTGAGGCAACTCTCCACCAAACAATACAGCAACACTAACATCTGTCACCAGTACGGCAGAGCCGTCTCGATCTTGCcccagctctgccattcaggaAACGGCCCACTCGATGATCGGGGACTTCCGAACTGGTCACATTCAATCATCTGCAACTTCCCAGGGACCTTGGTCATCTCGTCCTTGAAGATGATCGGAGCCCGAGTCCCGTCAGGTTTCCATTCAGCGTGAACAATGCCGTAATTCATCCCTTCGTTGTTGTCCCAAAAGAGTTGATCTCCACACTTAAAGGAGATGCAGAACTCTATTCTCTCCTGTGGCAGTAAGGATGATGGCAGATCAATAGCAAAAGAAAATGTGTCTGTTTCAGAACAGCCATAAATATTGTTTAGAAATGTACAGTCCACATCCTTATAACTCTTCCAAGTGTCGAATGTTATCCGGATTTGAACTACTTTGTGGTAACTTAGATTCCTCACTGTGACAGTGCCAGCAATGAATTTCTCCCGCAGAGTGCAATTTTCGAGACAGACAAAATTCTTCTTCAGGCGATTTCGGAATTCCAGGTAGTCCGCAGACGGCAGAGCGAAGTCCAGGACCAAGGGCTTTCTTTCATTTACTTTCAGTCCACATGTTGTGTTGTCAAGATCTGTCAGGTCAAACTGTAGTTCAGCGAATGAGTCTTCACATTCGGAGAAAAAGTGAACTGCAGTGAGAGACAAACCTTTATCATCCGCAAATGCCACAGTTTTCTTTCTCTTGCCTTTGGATTGAGCCCAGCCTTCATTACAAGAGTCAGTGCCACCCTTCAGAATGATGCAGGGCCGCAAGGGCTTTAGCCTGTTGGTGATGTTCAGCCCACCGTAAGGGTCATAGGGGCCAAGGAAATTCCTCATGGGTGGAGAATGGGCCAAACAGAGTCTCATGGCTATATCAACTGGCATAATAGACACAGCTGGCAACGATCTGGTATCAAAGATATGGCAGACCCTGAAACACGAAGTTCAACATGGTCATGTTCTGCTTATCTAATGTCAAAAATGTAACGAAGTCGCTCAACATCTGGTACCCATTCCGCAGAAGTTAGAAGTTAGCTGACAGAAAAAGAGTTTTGACAACTTTTGTTACGAGGGACGCAACAACCCCATATCATGcatgaaaaataaaattaatcGCAACATTAATACTGGCTGTTTTAACCACTAGCGACTTTCACCAGCGCAATATTTTTGCTCATGTTTCCAAAGGCAGCATTTAGACCGTTGCAAAAAGAAACTAATcagttttctttatttaaaaaaaaatcaggcctGGGCGGGTTTCCCTGTGCGTTATGTTTCGCGAAATCCCGAAGGCTCTAGTAGTGAAAGCTCAAATTAAGCTAAATATTGCACGTAGAAACAAAGATCGAAATTTAAAGTAAAACGCGATTCTGCATTGCACTTTCCGAAAATAAAATCGGTGGGAGTGCTCATCGCAAGCGGCTTCAGAAACAAATTTCGCACCGTATAAGGGAAAGCAAATATGAGCAGATAAAACTTGCATTTCAAGCCTCCCGATGCTTCGTTACAGCATTTGTGGCGTTAAGTATACGCCAGTAACACTGGGGCGCTCAGGTACACTTGGAATTTAGCTGCAACGCTCTAGCTGTCCCAAGTTaaccctcaagtctgctccaggAAAGCCTCCGAGTTCCAGAAGCCACAATTACCTGGTGCAGTTCATCGGTCTGATTAAAAGAGTTTCACCAATACAGAGAGCATAGCGAAGTTACAGCGAGCTTCAAGTACAAGACCTTCCTGCACGTGCCTCTCAGCTGTCGCTCAGAGCGACACGCACTGCTCCTGGGCACTTATAGGCGGCCCCACCCCATTAAAGCACGTGACAGACAGCGCAACCAATCGTCAGCCTCCCTCTGATCAGCCCCCGCCAATCACAGCCCCCGCACTATGACGTATCTGAGTTACCGCTAGGGGGCACCACAGGTGGGCTTGAGGCAGCTGAGAGTTGGAAGTAATGGAGGGAAAGGCAAGTTATTTTCAGACTGCAATATATAATGTATATAAAAAGCAGGAATATCACAGGGGAAATAAACATCTAGCTTTGCAAAATGAAGATAGTTTTGACTTCAGTTAGTACAGAAAATTTTGGTTGGGCAGCTCTTGATTTTCTCTGATGGTGGGATGGAGGGTGACCATATTTCTTAAACCAAATCCGGCGACGCGCAGGATGGGAGTACAGCAAAGTAGCCACGACGGAAAATGTAGGCAGTGCAGTGAGGCAAAATATTTTAGCAGCCTATTTTTTTTACCAGTTGCACAACAGTGCCAGCATGGATACGAAgctggttgagtgacaggaaacagacagtagtgGTAAAAAGTGTGTTTTGGACTGGAGGCAAGTATATAATGGGATTCCCTAggggaaggttgagaagagatttgatagggttcttcaaaattttgaggggtctggacaaagtggatatggagaaactgttcccattgacgaAAAGGCTGAGAACCAGAAGACATTGATTTGAGGTGAATGGGAAAAAAACAAAGGTGACACGAGGAAAAACTAGTTAatgcagcaagtgtttaggaacgcactgcctggaagtgtggtggagacagattcatcAAGGCCTTCAAAGGgtgttggataattatctgaaaaacaAAAATTTGCACGggtacagggaaagagcaggagagtgggaccagctgagtggctcttgcagagagccagcatggacacaatgggcagaatggccttctctactgtaactgttctatgattctacatcAATGATGGGCAACCTAGGCTACTGAGTGGGCCACATGAATGGCCCTCCTTCATCTCAGTGGCCACAAGATTGAAATCGGGCATGTGCAGTAACCATGACCCTCTGAATAAGATTAAATACAGGCCGAATATTTCAGAATGAGTTATAAAAAATGCTTAATCATTCGTAATGTCTCTTAAATGTGTACTTTTTTGGAACTGAAATCACCTCATTGCAAATTAAGCAAAGTGGCCTCCCTTTCTGGTCAATAACAAAATAATCCAGCTCCCAACTCTTATTCTGCCCTCATCACAGATTTTCCCCTTTTTGCATACCTCTTCCTTTGTACATTTTGATTTTGCACTTGATTCTCCTTAATCACGCCACTTCAACGCAAAACAATCCATTACATAATTAGGGGCAAATTAAATTACAGGCAAAATTAACGTTAAAAAGTGCAACCTCGCACATCCACCGGTGTTGTAACCAAGACAGTCTCCCAGGATAGGGTAATTTTGCTAACTACGCTTGCTTACCTAGAATTTGTCGGGCGTGCCGATTGAACCGTAGCAGCACTTTGATTGGACACAGGGAGCACCCGGCTCTCACAGTCAATGTTGTGTGCAATCAGCATGCATCTCACTTCATGTGCCCTTGTGTTGCATGTGAATCAGTTTAATAATACCGGTAGGAAAAAGACTATGTGGACGGAAACTGTTATACATACACTACAAGTGCAAAACAAATACGCATATAATTACTGGAGATGTGACATCACACTATTGAAGCACATTCAGCCGCTGTTTATACTAAACCACTGTTCAGGAACTTAAGTTTTTTGTACCCACTGTCTGCATGGTCTAGTCTGTGTTGATCCAACCTTATAAAAAAAAGACTTGTTATGTAGTATGGTGGTTgttactggactagaaatccacaGTTCTGCACTAATGATCTGGCGACACAAACTCAAATCCCACTGTGTTGGCTGGGgaattaaattcagttaattaaataaatctgtaaCAAAAAGATAGTGCCAGAAATTACTGGATTTTCATagaagcccatctggttcactaatgtcctttagggaagggaaaatgtcatccttacccggtctggtaactccagacccatagaaatgtggttgactcttaactgtcctctgaaatagcccagcaacaCACTGAATTGCATCAAACTGCTCCAAAGCAGTATACAAACAAAAACCTGAAGGAGCCTGTGGCACCTACCGAGGCATTAGATATGACAAAGGCACAACAAgcctagccaagcaacagcctgacatagattTACTCACAAAAACATATGTTTAAGTCAATATCACAAACTCCTACGTGACTATTATAAAAtcaatactgtggatgctggaaattgacataaaaattaaaaattctgaaaatactcagcagctgaGTCAGCATCTTTGGAGGGAGATACAGTTCTATTCAAAGAACAGAATGAGCTACCCAGCTAACCACCCTTCAATCAATGGCAACAAAAAAATAGAATAACTGCTTATTCATCATATTGTTATTTCTGGGGCTTTTCTGTGTGCAGAAAAAATAAAATACTGACTACAGGAAGCTAGTCTTTTCTGGGTACATGTCTTTTAAAGGGACAACATCTTCAACATGTTTATAAATGTCACAAATGGCAGTCCTTAAAAATTAGGCTGACATTGATTTACTTTACTTGTAGATAGGATTGCAAAAAAATGTAAGAGTACAATAAAACACAGGTGACATATTACATATATCATCCTCAGATCTTGACCACACTTTCCAAATAACTGTCATATCCCAGTGCTGTCAACTGTAAGTTAATATTTGTAATCACAACTATTGTACATCATGCACTTTCTTGCAGGAAACTGCACTCCCCAGCCTGTGATCAGCCACATATTTCTTGGGTGCTGACATGAATTCCAGTTTCGTGACAAGAGTTTTGAAGTGGAAAACCTCCTATCATATCTCACAgtcttgttatgatcccagctaatgTTATACTGAACAAGttagatcccagggtggaacctggcttggtAGACACTAACTTatgttttttgtttagaaacgtggagagtggctactgaacatggtcacaggagtcagcttacgaacttttaacaaaagaatgaaGTGTTTATtagacaagaaaagatgaactatattgcaataccccttcacccacaactatactttgtaaggataacacacattacaaaagctatcttaaacTATAATGCTCACAGTAAGTCCACAATCATgtaaccaataggtgacctgttgtcaggcacaccacactctgaaaccaagtgacagatgcctccCCAAtgagatgctatggatctctcatcaactccctccagACGTTTATCACACTGTAAGCCAACAAATCTCAGTGAACTCCGCCTTTCAcacagggtttccaatctccactctcgaagaaccTCTTTGGAGCCTTCTCCCAAACTATGCTTTCTCTCGGACGCCTTCCACAAgcgttcacctccagggtttcaaattcTCATTGCAGTGTTCCCCTCCCTGGATTGCCATGTGCATTCAATCTTTACCttccacacactgcctctcagtctcagccatgccaacagaacaccactgcttcacctgcctatagtaaagagttacagaccttcggctgtctccttggatcttctggcttcttgcaatgCGACTTGCTTTAAGTCTgcgtcctgcagctttctccctttaagcttagagctttcctctctgccccttactttcacttccactgaataaGATCTTGAGCCAAATTCCGAGCATTGTCCTTTGAATTAACCTAGAGGGCTTCTTGAggcctttctctttttcctttaggaccttggggggaggcgatggcgtagtggcattgttgctggactaataatagagagacccagggtaatgccctggagacccaggtttgaatcccgccacagagatggtggaatgtgaattcaataaaaatctggaactaaaagtctaatgaggatcatgaaaccattgtcgactgttgtaaaaacccatctggttcactaatgtcctttagggaaggaaatctgtcatccttacctggtctggcctacatgtgactccagacccacagcaatgtggttgactattaaattCCCACTGAACATtaacaattagggaagggcaataaatgttggcctagccagtgatgcccacatcccatgaatgaattaaaaaaaagctgatctctgcagttccctctcccagcagACGGCTGACAATTTGGTATCccccttgagatccagaactcactggatatTCACTGTtgctttaactttagagcaactcatctaagattTCTAGACTTATTTTCCTCATTAATCTGTCAGAATGTCAGCTGgagagagacttaaactgctTCCTCCCCTTAAAGCATGATTACCAACTGAACTCAACTGACAAGGTTTCTCCCTGTCTTTGTATGGGCCTCCTAGTACTAGGCAGCAGCCCAGTTTTACTAccttgtttgttttaactccccttcaagagtcataaaacctcattataatgcaggcatcttttaaagtgaaactggaAGTCAAGTTACCTcccttcttaacacacagatcccgaaatataaattaaacttaaacttaaaactaaaactcattcctatcaCCCACAAGTACACAAGTAACTTGTTTAaactattataaaaacaaaaaaactgcggatgctggaaatccaaaacaaaaacagaattacctggaaaaacttagcaggtctggcagcatcggcggagaagaaaagagttgacgtttcgagtcctcatgacccttcgacagaacttgagttcgagtccaggaaagagctgaaatataagctggtttaaggtgtgtgtgtggggggcggagaggtagagagacagagaggtggagggggttggtgtggttgtagcgacaaacaagcagtgatagaagcagatcatcaaaagatgtcaacaacaatagtacaatagaacacataggtgttaaagttaaagttggtgatattatctaaacgaatgtgctaattaagaatggatggtagggcactcaaggtatagctctagtgggttttttttttattttatataatggaaataggtgggaaaaggaaaatctttataatttattgggaaataatttattcccaataaattataaagattttccttttcccacctatttccattatataaaataaaaaaaaacccactagagctataccttgagtgccctaccatccattcttaattagcacattcgtttagataatatcaccaactttaactttaacacctatgtgttctattgtactattgttgttgacatcttttgatgatctgcttctatcactgcttgtttgtcgctacaaccacaccaaccccctccacctctctgtctctctatctctccgccccccacacacacaccttaaaccagcttatatttcagctctttcctggactcgaactcaagttctgtcgaagggtcatgaggactcgaaacgtcaactcttttcttctccgccgatgctgccagacctgctgagtttttccaggtaattctgtttttgttttgtttaaacTATTTCTAGTTCCTAACTATTCCTGGTATGTCAGCTTACATTGTAAAAATATCCAATCAGAATCCAAGCTTACACTGAATGTTCCTCAGATAATACTGTGCTGTTATTCTGCAACAATTTAGTTCAGTGCTATTACGTAACCATTGTTCCTTTGGGTTGCTGCAATGTGTTGGCAAATTTCACATCTGCCTGTTAAAGCTGTcacttgttttttattcattcttgggatgtggacttcgctggttgggccagcatttattgtccatccctagttgcccttgagaaggtagtggggagctaactttttgaactgctgcagtccatgtggtgtaggtacacccaaagtgctgttaggaagggagttcaagggttttgacccagcgacagtgaaggaacagcgatatagttccaagtcaggatggtgagtgttttGGATGGTAACTTccaggcgatggtgttcccatatatctactgcccttgtccttctagttggaagtggtcgtgggtttggaaggtactgttggagtagccttggtgaattcctgcagtgcatcttgtagatggtacacactgcagctactgtgcgtccatggtggagggagtgaatgtttgtggatgtgatgctaataaagtgggttgctttgtcctggatggtgtcaagcttcttcagtgttgtgggagctgcactcatctaggcaagtggggaatattcaatcatactcctgacttgtgccttgtagatggtgaacaggctctggagagtcaggaggtgagttactcgtcgcacaattcctagcctctggcctgctcttgtagccacagtatttatatggctagtccagttctgtttctggtcaatggtaacccccaggacgttgatagtgggggattcaatgatggtaatgccattgaatttcaagaggcgatggttggattcactcgtgttggagatggtcattgcctgacccttgtgtggcatgaatgttacttgccacttgtcagcccaagcctggatattgtccaggtcttgctgcatttggacatggactatttcAACTGAAgagttgtaaatggtgctgaaaacattttgcagtcatcagcgaacatccccacttctgaccttatgatggaaggaaggtcattaatgaagcagctgaagatgattgggccaaggaatctaccttgaggaactcctgcagtgatgtcctggagctgagatgactgacctccaacaaccacaaccatctctctttgtgctaggtatgactccaaccagtggagacttttctccctaattcccattgactccagctttgctggggctccttgatgccacactcagtcaaattctgccttgatgtcaagggcagtcacgctcacctcacctcatgagttcagctcttttgtccatgtttgaaccaaggctgtaatgaggtcaggagctgagtggccctggcagaactcaaactgggcatcagtgagcaggttattgctaagcaagtgccacttgatagcacagttgctGACCATTCCGTTACgatactgatgatcgagagtagaatgatggggtagtaattggctggttggatttgccctgctttttgtgtacaggacatacctgggcaattttccgcatagccgggtagatgccagtgttgtagctatactggaacagcttggctaggagcgcggcaagttctggagcacaagtcttcagtactattgctggaatgttgtcaggcccaTATCCTTTGCAATATCCTATTCCTTCAGCTatatcttgatatcatgtggagtgaatcaaattggctgaagattggcatctgtgatgctggggacctccaaaggaggccaaaatggatcatccactcggcacttctggctgaagattgttgcaaatgtttcagccttatcttttgcactgatgtgctgggctcccccatcattgagatggggatacttgtggagcctcctcctccagtgggttgcttaattgtccaccactgttcactggatgtggtaggactacagagcttagatccgttggttgtgggatcacttagctctatcacttgctgcttatgctgtttggcatgcaagtagtcctgtgttataagtTCATTTATACCATGCTGCTcccggcatgccctcctgcactcttcattgaaccggggttgatcccctggcttgatggtaatggtagagtgggggatatgccaggccatgaggttacagattgtgttcgagtacaattctactgctgcaggtggcccacagtgcttcatggatgcccagaattgagttgctagatctgttctaaatctatcccatttagcacggtggtagtgccacacaacatgatgaaggcAGGATTTCGCCTCCACAatcactgtgcggtggtcactgctactgatactgtcatggacagatgcatctgcggcagaaaggttggtgagggtgaggtcaagtatgtttttccctcttgttggttccctcaccacctgctgcagagccAGTCCAGCAGGTATGTCATTtcggacttggccagctcggtcagtagtgatgctactgagccactcttggtggtggacattgaagtccctcacccagagtacattctccgcccttgccagcctcagtgcttcctccaagcgatgatgttcaacatggaagagcgcTGATttatcagttgagggagggtggtatgtggtaatcagcaggaagtttccttgcccatgtttggcctgatgccatgagacttcatggggtacagagttgatgttgagggctcccagggaaactctctccctactgtataccactgtgccaccacccctGCTGGGTATGTCCTCTCCCACCGGCAGGCcattgatggtggtgtctgggacattatctgtaaggtacgacTCCGTGAAGGTGACTgtttcaggctgttgcttgactagtctctgAGTCAGCTCCACAATTTTGACAATAGCCCACAgactaaggaggactttgcaggctcGACAACGCTGCAATTGTCGTTGTCGTTTCCGATGCCAGGTGGACCATCtggtttctttccttttttgtgactttttagcggtttgttacaactaagtggcttgctaggccatttcagagggcaattaagagtaaaccacattgctgtgggtctggagtcacatgtaggccagaccaggtaagggtgacagatttccttctctaaaggacattagtgaaccagatggatttttacaacaattgacaatcgttccatggtcatcatttggcatttaatttcagatttttattgaattcaaattccaccatctgccatggcggga contains these protein-coding regions:
- the ppp1r3cb gene encoding protein phosphatase 1 regulatory subunit 3C-B, giving the protein MNCTRVCHIFDTRSLPAVSIMPVDIAMRLCLAHSPPMRNFLGPYDPYGGLNITNRLKPLRPCIILKGGTDSCNEGWAQSKGKRKKTVAFADDKGLSLTAVHFFSECEDSFAELQFDLTDLDNTTCGLKVNERKPLVLDFALPSADYLEFRNRLKKNFVCLENCTLREKFIAGTVTVRNLSYHKVVQIRITFDTWKSYKDVDCTFLNNIYGCSETDTFSFAIDLPSSLLPQERIEFCISFKCGDQLFWDNNEGMNYGIVHAEWKPDGTRAPIIFKDEMTKVPGKLQMIECDQFGSPRSSSGPFPEWQSWGKIETALPYW